One genomic window of Actinoalloteichus hoggarensis includes the following:
- a CDS encoding methylated-DNA--[protein]-cysteine S-methyltransferase has protein sequence MESPLGPMTLVAADGLLCGVYMAEHRHRPPSETFGPADASVFTECVRQLTEYFEGRRTEFDLPTAARGTPFQQEVWSALREIPYGETVSYGWIAERLGRPTASRAVGAANGRNPISIVVPCHRVVGAGGALTGYGGGLHRKERLLELERAHRGVPSSN, from the coding sequence ATGGAGAGTCCCCTGGGGCCGATGACCCTGGTGGCCGCCGACGGCCTGCTGTGCGGTGTGTACATGGCCGAACACCGCCATCGGCCCCCGTCGGAGACCTTCGGGCCTGCGGACGCCTCGGTGTTCACCGAGTGCGTCCGGCAGCTGACCGAGTACTTCGAGGGGCGGCGCACCGAGTTCGACCTGCCGACGGCGGCGCGGGGGACGCCGTTCCAGCAGGAGGTCTGGTCGGCGTTGCGAGAGATCCCGTACGGGGAGACGGTGAGCTACGGGTGGATCGCCGAGCGCCTGGGCAGGCCCACGGCCTCCCGTGCCGTCGGAGCGGCCAACGGCCGCAACCCGATCTCGATCGTCGTGCCCTGCCATCGGGTGGTCGGTGCGGGCGGGGCCCTCACCGGGTACGGCGGCGGCCTGCACCGCAAGGAGCGGCTGCTCGAACTGGAGCGGGCCCACCGGGGCGTTCCGTCATCGAACTGA
- a CDS encoding helix-turn-helix transcriptional regulator, which produces MYRERRPPASLSGLVRCVWHAQESTTRLIVPDGCLDVIVTADRVFVAGPDTRAWRSTVPPGTAITGLRFEPGQAARVLGVPADALRNSRVDLAELWGRTGTSLAERLRAEPAALAQVFANRPIAPRDPEVTEVVARIDAGATRISTVIADVALSERQLRRRFRAAVGYGPATYLRVSRLRRAVAAAEHGGTLAEIAGEAGYADQPHLSRDCREFTGLSPAVFLGHG; this is translated from the coding sequence GTGTATCGGGAACGACGACCGCCTGCGTCGCTGTCCGGCCTGGTCCGCTGTGTCTGGCACGCTCAGGAGTCCACGACCAGACTGATCGTCCCGGACGGCTGTCTCGACGTCATCGTCACCGCCGATCGGGTCTTCGTGGCGGGCCCGGACACCCGCGCCTGGCGGTCCACGGTGCCGCCGGGCACGGCGATCACCGGGCTGCGGTTCGAGCCGGGCCAGGCCGCGCGGGTGTTGGGGGTGCCCGCCGACGCGCTGCGGAACTCGCGAGTCGATCTCGCCGAGTTGTGGGGGCGAACCGGGACGAGCCTCGCCGAGCGGCTGCGGGCGGAGCCTGCCGCACTGGCCCAGGTGTTCGCGAACCGTCCGATCGCGCCGCGTGATCCGGAGGTGACCGAGGTGGTGGCCAGGATCGACGCGGGCGCGACGCGGATCTCGACCGTGATCGCCGACGTGGCGCTGAGCGAACGGCAGCTCCGTCGTCGGTTCCGTGCCGCCGTCGGTTACGGGCCCGCCACCTACCTTCGCGTCAGCAGGCTCCGGCGGGCCGTCGCCGCGGCCGAGCACGGCGGGACGCTCGCCGAGATCGCGGGCGAGGCCGGTTACGCCGATCAACCGCACCTCTCCCGCGACTGCCGCGAGTTCACCGGTCTGAGCCCGGCGGTGTTCCTGGGTCACGGTTGA
- a CDS encoding GNAT family N-acetyltransferase, producing MPAPVIRPYRPADRDAVYDVCRRTVFPRADAVEVHPDLMADIFAGPYLHLQPELAFVLDDGDRAVGYVLGAADTVSFAADFADVWLPLVADRHPAPGPPPHTADEEMRSLLHDPGRMVHPALADHPAHLHIDLLPQVQRSGYGRRLMWTLLAALRTRGVPRVHLGMVPENVAARAFYDRLGFTEITVPGAVAGTYLGRSTEVPAPLSEVTQPPLRG from the coding sequence ATGCCCGCGCCGGTGATCCGCCCTTACCGTCCCGCCGACCGCGACGCCGTCTACGACGTCTGCCGTCGCACCGTGTTCCCGCGTGCCGACGCCGTCGAGGTCCATCCCGATCTGATGGCCGACATCTTCGCAGGCCCTTATCTGCACTTACAGCCCGAGCTGGCGTTCGTCCTAGACGACGGCGACCGGGCGGTCGGGTATGTGCTCGGGGCCGCCGACACGGTGTCGTTCGCGGCCGACTTCGCCGACGTGTGGCTGCCGCTGGTCGCCGACCGACATCCCGCCCCGGGACCGCCCCCGCATACCGCCGACGAGGAGATGCGGTCGCTGCTGCACGATCCGGGCCGGATGGTTCATCCGGCGCTCGCCGATCATCCGGCGCACCTGCACATCGACCTACTGCCTCAGGTGCAGCGCTCCGGATACGGGCGGAGGCTCATGTGGACGCTGCTGGCCGCGTTGCGCACGAGGGGGGTGCCTCGCGTGCATCTGGGCATGGTCCCGGAGAACGTGGCGGCTCGTGCCTTCTACGACCGGCTGGGCTTCACCGAGATCACCGTGCCGGGGGCGGTGGCGGGCACGTATCTCGGCCGCTCGACCGAGGTGCCCGCCCCGCTTTCCGAGGTGACTCAGCCGCCGTTACGAGGCTGA
- a CDS encoding alpha/beta hydrolase produces MSERDRPLRHRFHPGDEDSPVLLLLHGTGGGPDDLVGLARELSPTAPLIAPAGPVSEHGAARWFRRLAEGVFDDADVVARAHQLADFVDDARHRHGLADRRLIALGFSNGANIAAAVVLLRPASLREAVLFSAMMPLPDAPEESLTGSRVLLSNGKRDPMAPLPAADRLVAALAENSAQVTTHRHPGGHEITVTGLQAARDWLGDGDWPDRD; encoded by the coding sequence ATGAGCGAGCGAGACAGGCCGCTGCGGCATCGGTTCCATCCCGGCGATGAGGACTCCCCCGTCCTGCTGCTCCTGCACGGCACCGGCGGCGGGCCGGACGACCTCGTCGGCCTGGCCCGCGAGCTGAGCCCGACCGCACCGCTGATCGCGCCCGCCGGCCCGGTCAGCGAGCACGGCGCGGCCCGCTGGTTCCGCAGACTGGCCGAGGGCGTGTTCGACGACGCGGACGTCGTCGCCCGCGCCCACCAGCTCGCCGACTTCGTCGACGACGCCCGTCACCGCCACGGTCTCGCCGATCGTCGGCTGATCGCACTCGGCTTCTCCAACGGCGCCAACATCGCCGCCGCGGTGGTCCTGCTGCGACCCGCGAGCCTGCGGGAGGCGGTGTTGTTCTCCGCCATGATGCCGCTGCCCGACGCCCCGGAGGAGTCGCTGACCGGCAGCAGGGTGCTGCTGTCCAACGGGAAGCGCGACCCGATGGCACCGCTGCCCGCCGCCGACCGGCTGGTCGCGGCGCTGGCGGAGAACTCGGCGCAGGTGACGACCCATCGTCATCCCGGCGGGCACGAGATCACCGTCACCGGTCTCCAGGCGGCCCGCGACTGGCTGGGCGATGGGGACTGGCCGGATCGAGACTGA
- a CDS encoding glycoside hydrolase family 10 protein yields MSRFRFRFRSAVALATAVGLLCSALTVASASASRLDGAVALPRTGDESRQETQLRGAWVSSVSNIDWPSSAGLSAAAQRQEYVDLLDEVVDLRLNAVFVQIRPTADAFWPSPHEPWSQWLTGTQGGDPGYDPLAFLVEQAHARGLEFHAWFNPYRVSTQSDPSRLAPDHPARVNPEWIFQYGGRLYYDPGIPEVREFVQVAMMDAVENYAVDGVHFDDYFYPYPVSGETIPDQDTFAEFGGDFASIADWRRDNIDQLVREMGERVEAVRPDVDFGVSPFGIWRNRSSDPNGSDTSGLESYSAIFADTRRWVQQGWVDYLTPQVYWEIGHSAADYAVLVPWWADVVAGTGVRLYIGQAAYKVGSDSAWDTAELSEHLTLNQAHPEVGGDVYFSVSSLRTNAAAAIARVVEDHYGEAADPPA; encoded by the coding sequence GTGTCCAGATTCCGATTCCGTTTCAGGTCGGCGGTGGCGCTGGCGACCGCGGTCGGCCTGCTCTGCTCGGCGCTCACGGTGGCCTCGGCCTCGGCCTCGAGGCTCGACGGCGCCGTCGCCTTGCCGCGGACCGGCGACGAATCCCGCCAGGAGACGCAGCTGCGTGGCGCCTGGGTGTCCAGTGTGTCCAACATCGACTGGCCCAGCAGTGCGGGCCTGAGCGCGGCGGCGCAGCGGCAGGAGTACGTCGACCTGCTCGACGAGGTCGTGGACCTCCGTCTCAACGCCGTCTTCGTCCAGATCCGCCCCACGGCCGACGCCTTCTGGCCCTCCCCGCACGAGCCGTGGTCGCAGTGGCTCACCGGAACGCAGGGCGGTGACCCCGGTTACGACCCGCTCGCCTTCCTCGTCGAACAGGCACACGCCCGCGGCCTGGAGTTCCACGCCTGGTTCAACCCTTACCGGGTCAGCACTCAGAGCGATCCGAGTCGACTGGCCCCCGACCATCCGGCGCGGGTGAATCCGGAGTGGATCTTCCAGTACGGCGGCCGGCTCTACTATGACCCGGGCATTCCGGAGGTCCGGGAGTTCGTCCAGGTCGCGATGATGGACGCGGTCGAGAACTACGCCGTCGACGGCGTGCACTTCGACGACTACTTCTACCCCTATCCGGTGAGCGGTGAGACGATTCCCGATCAGGACACCTTCGCGGAGTTCGGCGGCGACTTCGCCTCGATCGCCGACTGGCGGCGTGACAACATCGACCAGCTGGTGCGGGAGATGGGTGAGCGAGTCGAGGCCGTCCGACCCGACGTCGACTTCGGCGTCAGTCCCTTCGGCATCTGGCGCAACAGGTCCAGCGATCCGAACGGCTCGGACACCAGCGGGCTGGAGTCCTACAGCGCGATCTTCGCCGACACTCGCCGGTGGGTTCAGCAGGGTTGGGTCGACTATCTGACGCCGCAGGTCTACTGGGAGATCGGTCATTCCGCCGCCGACTACGCCGTGCTGGTCCCGTGGTGGGCCGACGTGGTGGCGGGCACCGGCGTGCGGCTCTACATCGGACAGGCGGCCTACAAGGTGGGCAGCGACTCCGCCTGGGACACCGCCGAACTCAGCGAGCATCTGACGCTCAACCAGGCTCATCCCGAGGTCGGCGGCGACGTCTACTTCAGCGTGTCGTCGCTGCGCACCAACGCCGCGGCGGCCATCGCCCGTGTCGTCGAGGATCACTACGGCGAGGCCGCCGACCCGCCCGCGTAG
- a CDS encoding ring-cleaving dioxygenase: MAIQTSGLHHVTAIGGDPQRNVDFYLRTLGLRIVKTTVNFDDAGTYHLYYGDESGRPGSLMTFFPWRGAPKGRHGTGQATATAFSVPEGSIGWWHAHLTAHGVDVDELQHRDEETVLPFRDPDGLALALVEHTRPDPRAPWDDGRIPVEHAVRGLHSVTLSVADETATAAMLVDDLGLRLTEEQGPRLRFAAGDGGPGALVDVLVTPAAPRGLVAAGTVHHVAWRVPDAATQVDWRAELVDRGVSVTSIMDRQYFRSIYFREPGGTLLEVATDEPGFTADEPLLELGRALRLPPWLEPDREQIQAMLPRLNLPDENNPAQLAAEQETADTGAAPQQAGTETP, from the coding sequence ATGGCGATACAGACGAGCGGCCTGCACCACGTCACCGCGATCGGCGGCGACCCGCAGCGCAACGTCGACTTCTACCTGCGCACGCTGGGCCTGCGCATCGTGAAGACCACGGTCAACTTCGACGACGCGGGCACCTACCACCTCTACTACGGCGACGAGTCCGGTCGGCCCGGCTCGCTGATGACCTTCTTCCCCTGGAGGGGAGCGCCGAAGGGCAGACACGGCACCGGCCAGGCCACGGCCACGGCCTTCTCGGTCCCCGAGGGATCCATCGGCTGGTGGCACGCACACCTGACCGCCCACGGCGTCGACGTCGACGAACTCCAGCACCGCGACGAGGAGACCGTCCTCCCCTTCCGCGACCCCGACGGACTCGCCCTGGCCCTCGTCGAGCACACCCGGCCCGACCCCCGCGCTCCGTGGGACGACGGACGGATCCCGGTGGAACACGCCGTCCGAGGCCTGCACTCGGTCACGCTCTCCGTCGCCGACGAGACCGCGACCGCCGCGATGCTCGTCGACGATCTCGGCCTGCGCCTCACCGAGGAACAGGGCCCTCGACTCCGCTTCGCCGCGGGCGACGGCGGCCCCGGCGCCCTGGTCGACGTCCTCGTCACCCCCGCCGCCCCGCGCGGACTCGTCGCGGCGGGCACCGTGCACCATGTCGCCTGGCGCGTTCCCGACGCCGCCACCCAGGTCGACTGGCGCGCCGAGCTCGTCGATCGAGGCGTGTCCGTCACCTCGATCATGGATCGCCAGTACTTCCGCTCGATCTACTTCCGGGAACCCGGCGGCACCCTGCTGGAGGTGGCCACCGACGAGCCCGGCTTCACCGCCGACGAACCGCTGCTCGAACTGGGGCGTGCCCTGCGGCTCCCACCCTGGTTGGAGCCCGACCGCGAACAGATCCAGGCCATGCTGCCTCGGCTGAACCTGCCCGACGAGAACAACCCGGCTCAGCTCGCCGCCGAACAGGAGACGGCCGACACCGGCGCGGCGCCGCAGCAGGCCGGCACGGAGACGCCATGA
- a CDS encoding Rossmann-like domain-containing protein translates to MTGRPAAGAGERIAGAAMASDGTNEESGRMTARALAELTESVLAGERGRPPSELTVTSAFWLRHATRLAGAATTYLNHYVVLRVGGVFGASSFESGEVAADFCEGAAGRALAELIADERPAVRVAALDAYLSAVRPHRTAPEAEVVALPAGTPEQRAAARDAAVAGLLDVEPEGRVALIGVVNPLIAAIRERGGVPLPCDLNLRTTAWGDPVAESMATVLAEADAVVATGMTLSNDTFDPLLATCRARGLPLIVYAQTGSAVVREFLGAGVTALSAEPFPFSQFSAEETALYRYRR, encoded by the coding sequence ATGACGGGCCGACCGGCCGCCGGGGCGGGCGAGCGGATCGCGGGTGCGGCGATGGCATCGGACGGCACGAACGAGGAGAGCGGGCGGATGACAGCGAGGGCGCTGGCGGAGTTGACCGAGTCGGTGCTGGCAGGCGAGCGGGGGCGTCCGCCGTCGGAACTGACGGTGACCAGCGCGTTCTGGCTGCGGCACGCGACCAGACTGGCGGGCGCGGCCACGACCTACCTCAATCACTACGTGGTGTTACGGGTGGGCGGGGTGTTCGGCGCCAGCTCCTTCGAGTCGGGGGAGGTGGCCGCCGACTTCTGCGAGGGCGCGGCGGGCCGGGCACTGGCGGAGTTGATCGCCGACGAGCGGCCCGCGGTGCGGGTGGCGGCTCTCGACGCGTACCTGAGCGCGGTACGGCCGCATCGGACGGCGCCCGAGGCGGAGGTCGTGGCGCTGCCCGCAGGGACGCCGGAGCAGCGGGCGGCGGCGCGAGACGCGGCCGTGGCGGGCCTGCTCGACGTCGAACCGGAGGGCCGAGTGGCGCTCATCGGCGTGGTGAACCCCCTGATCGCCGCGATCCGGGAGCGGGGCGGCGTGCCGCTGCCGTGCGATCTGAACCTTCGGACGACCGCGTGGGGCGATCCGGTCGCCGAGTCGATGGCGACGGTGCTGGCGGAGGCCGACGCGGTGGTGGCCACGGGAATGACGTTGAGCAACGACACCTTCGATCCGCTGCTCGCCACCTGCCGGGCACGCGGACTGCCGTTGATCGTCTACGCGCAGACCGGCAGCGCGGTGGTGCGGGAGTTCCTCGGCGCCGGGGTCACCGCGCTGTCCGCGGAGCCGTTCCCGTTCTCGCAGTTCAGCGCGGAGGAGACGGCGTTGTACCGCTATCGGAGGTGA
- a CDS encoding pyridoxal-phosphate dependent enzyme encodes MYDHVTEAVKRPAMISVDSDLVCVRFETMKMYSALGAVRALLESGRVRPGDTLVDSSSGIYAYALALACHRHGMHCHIVGSTTVDRVLQVQLEILGATVELVRPSSSLRLDQNLRVRRIAELLRENPSYHWMRQYHDPVHYDGYAEVARQIAEEVPDGPLSIVGAVGTGASTGAIASWLRAAGRDVRLVGVQPFGSVTFGSDHLADAEILIAGIGSSIEFENVRHELYDRIHWLSFDYAMSGAVGLLRSSAVFAGLSAGAAYLAARWEHRLDEARRQIFIAADTGHRYVETAYSRHAEAHDVDKLEPLEVSSVRELARPWSAMNWAGRPAPQPAGAVRGLR; translated from the coding sequence ATGTACGACCATGTCACGGAGGCCGTCAAACGGCCCGCGATGATCTCGGTGGACTCGGACCTCGTCTGCGTCCGCTTCGAGACGATGAAGATGTACTCGGCATTGGGCGCGGTGCGGGCGCTGCTGGAGTCCGGACGGGTGCGCCCCGGCGACACGCTGGTCGACTCCTCCAGCGGAATCTATGCGTACGCCCTGGCGCTGGCGTGTCACCGCCACGGGATGCACTGTCACATCGTCGGCTCCACCACGGTGGACCGAGTGCTCCAGGTGCAGCTGGAGATCCTCGGCGCCACGGTGGAGCTGGTGCGACCGTCCTCAAGCCTGCGGCTCGACCAGAACCTCCGGGTACGACGCATCGCCGAGCTGTTACGTGAGAACCCGTCGTACCACTGGATGCGGCAGTACCACGATCCCGTGCACTACGACGGGTACGCCGAGGTGGCCCGACAGATCGCCGAGGAGGTCCCCGACGGCCCGCTGAGCATCGTCGGCGCGGTGGGCACCGGGGCGTCGACCGGGGCGATCGCCTCCTGGCTGCGCGCGGCCGGGCGCGACGTACGGCTGGTCGGGGTGCAGCCGTTCGGCAGCGTGACCTTCGGCAGCGACCACCTCGCCGACGCGGAGATCCTCATCGCGGGCATCGGCAGCTCGATCGAGTTCGAGAACGTGCGTCATGAGCTGTACGACCGGATTCACTGGCTGTCCTTCGACTACGCGATGTCGGGGGCCGTGGGACTACTGCGCTCCAGCGCGGTGTTCGCCGGACTCTCCGCCGGGGCCGCGTACCTGGCCGCGCGGTGGGAGCACCGACTCGACGAGGCGCGCAGGCAGATCTTCATCGCGGCCGACACCGGCCACCGCTATGTGGAGACCGCCTACAGCAGACACGCCGAGGCACACGACGTGGACAAGCTCGAGCCGCTGGAGGTCTCCTCGGTGCGGGAACTGGCGCGACCCTGGTCGGCGATGAACTGGGCGGGGCGACCGGCCCCGCAGCCCGCCGGAGCCGTGCGGGGCCTGCGATGA
- a CDS encoding methyltransferase: MHGKTQAGSATSPEVSAGDREWLARLPPTLSRTEILQVNQSKSEVHTWRRHEYGDWTFDVPPGVFLPGGTSRLMHDRLSDGTIPVADRSYAAMGAGLGVEAVIAGLRGAREVVVLDVHADSVRVAAEHYARLAAPTSSSVFQALTSDLFDAVAPDRRFDVVTFNPPAVSVRTSEVPDVVRNVCVGRTIVDRFVDQLVDRGLLAAEGSAYVILSNTADLRGAVRHALERGLQVETVHVQTWGDAVLTYLFRLSRGRR, from the coding sequence ATGCACGGGAAGACACAGGCAGGCAGCGCCACCTCGCCCGAGGTGTCCGCAGGCGATCGAGAATGGCTCGCCCGGCTGCCGCCCACCCTGTCGCGGACCGAGATCCTCCAGGTCAACCAGTCGAAGAGCGAGGTGCACACCTGGCGACGGCACGAGTACGGCGACTGGACCTTCGACGTCCCGCCCGGGGTGTTCCTGCCGGGCGGCACGAGCAGGCTGATGCACGACCGGCTGTCCGACGGCACGATTCCGGTGGCAGACCGTTCGTACGCCGCGATGGGCGCGGGCCTCGGCGTCGAAGCGGTGATCGCCGGACTGCGGGGCGCTCGAGAGGTCGTCGTCCTGGACGTGCACGCTGACAGCGTGCGGGTCGCCGCCGAGCATTACGCCCGGCTGGCGGCCCCGACGTCCTCCTCGGTGTTCCAGGCGCTGACCTCGGACCTCTTCGACGCGGTCGCGCCGGACAGGCGGTTCGACGTCGTCACCTTCAACCCGCCCGCGGTGAGCGTGCGCACCAGCGAGGTGCCCGACGTGGTGCGCAACGTGTGCGTGGGCCGCACGATCGTGGACCGGTTCGTCGACCAGCTCGTCGACCGGGGCCTGCTGGCCGCCGAAGGCTCGGCCTACGTGATCCTGTCCAACACCGCGGACCTGCGAGGCGCTGTGCGCCATGCACTGGAGCGCGGACTCCAGGTGGAGACGGTGCACGTGCAGACCTGGGGTGACGCCGTGCTGACCTACCTGTTCCGGTTGAGCCGAGGCCGACGGTAG
- a CDS encoding isochorismatase family protein produces MSAVLLLIDVQRNMLEGPEPVPEAAKVAPVIEDLLIRGRAEGARIVHVRNNGTDDDPDLPGTAGWKLVHPPREGEHVVDKRQPDAFAETELAELLPEPTTLIMAGMQSDFCVRATALAAVRRGHRVLLVKGAHATYDDPDEKIPAHAVATEVEQELTAAGVRIVAPAEVDYA; encoded by the coding sequence ATGTCCGCCGTACTGCTGCTCATCGACGTCCAACGCAACATGCTCGAAGGCCCCGAACCGGTGCCGGAGGCCGCGAAGGTCGCCCCGGTCATCGAGGACCTGCTGATCCGAGGGCGCGCCGAGGGGGCCAGGATCGTCCACGTCCGCAACAACGGGACCGACGACGACCCCGACCTGCCGGGCACGGCGGGCTGGAAGCTCGTTCACCCGCCCCGCGAGGGCGAGCACGTCGTCGACAAGCGGCAGCCCGACGCCTTCGCGGAGACCGAGCTGGCGGAGCTCCTCCCCGAGCCGACCACACTGATCATGGCGGGCATGCAGAGCGACTTCTGCGTTCGGGCCACCGCGCTGGCGGCCGTGCGTCGGGGACACCGCGTGCTGCTCGTCAAGGGCGCGCACGCGACGTACGACGACCCCGACGAGAAGATTCCGGCGCACGCCGTCGCCACCGAGGTCGAGCAGGAGCTGACCGCGGCGGGCGTCCGGATCGTCGCGCCCGCCGAGGTCGACTACGCCTGA
- a CDS encoding serine hydrolase, with amino-acid sequence MASKVNRRAALGLGLGAAAGTALATSGTAAAQQPRLRQSDVTTASAACDVIAEVYRRQTARAGGTWSSLVSVVDATGASVPSVQESADSVVEAYSVNKIAVAVAVLDKVDRGLIRLDQQVEVSADIVVADVDGVFHLDRAYPSHVTVGHALALLLTVSDNTAVRLCGLVCPAAELNEILVTKGYPRTQVVPVANPNRFFLGTTTPRETHDMLAALTAGTLLSAESTDFLLNCLRAPVAFTDGIRREMSSDERLRVATKAGWFNDGRNEAGVIFDLDGAPVAAFALFSRGVRDADDFGATHPAVRARAVMGRAFLDSVTALHSPLARRRTPDYQPRNGG; translated from the coding sequence GTGGCATCGAAGGTGAACCGTCGGGCCGCGCTGGGGTTAGGCCTGGGCGCGGCGGCGGGGACGGCGCTGGCGACGTCGGGCACGGCCGCGGCCCAGCAGCCCCGACTTCGGCAGAGCGATGTGACGACGGCCTCGGCGGCCTGCGACGTGATCGCGGAGGTCTACCGGAGGCAGACGGCGCGGGCGGGCGGGACCTGGAGCTCCCTGGTGTCGGTCGTCGACGCGACGGGAGCGTCGGTGCCCTCCGTGCAGGAGTCGGCCGACTCGGTCGTGGAGGCCTACAGCGTCAACAAGATCGCCGTCGCCGTGGCGGTGCTCGACAAGGTCGACCGCGGCCTGATCAGGCTGGATCAGCAGGTGGAGGTCTCTGCGGACATCGTCGTCGCCGACGTCGACGGCGTCTTCCACCTCGACCGGGCCTACCCGAGCCACGTGACCGTCGGGCACGCGCTGGCGTTGCTGCTGACCGTCTCGGACAACACGGCGGTCCGCCTGTGCGGCCTGGTGTGTCCGGCGGCCGAGCTGAACGAGATCCTCGTGACCAAGGGCTACCCGCGAACCCAGGTCGTGCCGGTTGCCAACCCGAATCGCTTCTTCCTCGGCACCACCACGCCTCGGGAGACGCACGACATGCTGGCTGCGCTGACCGCGGGCACGTTGCTGTCGGCCGAGTCCACCGACTTCCTGTTGAACTGCCTGCGAGCCCCGGTGGCCTTCACCGACGGCATCCGCCGGGAGATGTCCTCCGACGAACGACTGCGGGTGGCGACGAAGGCAGGCTGGTTCAACGACGGCCGCAACGAGGCCGGGGTGATCTTCGATCTCGACGGCGCCCCGGTGGCCGCCTTCGCCCTGTTCTCGCGCGGAGTGCGCGATGCGGACGACTTCGGCGCGACACACCCTGCGGTGCGGGCTCGGGCGGTGATGGGACGGGCGTTCCTGGACTCCGTCACCGCGCTGCACAGCCCGCTCGCCAGACGGCGGACTCCTGACTATCAGCCTCGTAACGGCGGCTGA
- a CDS encoding MarR family winged helix-turn-helix transcriptional regulator produces MTSQGPGDDELVTWWGLVIEGYQATQSRLLGEITARFGLTPASFDILIRLIRSPQYRLPMTRLAREAALTSGGFTKVADRLVAAELIRREPCPTDRRVTYAALTEHGRDRAERARALCAEILRQRVLEPLGPAASESLAQAMRTLRSANGDCEEPVRGPDSRRG; encoded by the coding sequence GTGACGTCGCAGGGACCGGGCGACGACGAGCTGGTCACCTGGTGGGGTCTGGTCATCGAGGGCTATCAGGCGACCCAGAGCAGGCTGCTGGGTGAGATCACCGCCCGTTTCGGTCTGACGCCCGCCTCCTTCGACATCCTGATCCGCCTCATCCGTTCCCCGCAGTACCGGCTCCCGATGACCAGGCTCGCCAGGGAGGCCGCGCTCACCAGTGGCGGCTTCACCAAGGTCGCCGACCGCCTCGTGGCGGCGGAGTTGATCCGGCGAGAGCCCTGTCCGACCGACCGGCGGGTCACCTACGCCGCGCTCACCGAGCACGGCAGGGACAGGGCCGAACGCGCGCGGGCGCTGTGTGCGGAGATCCTGCGGCAGCGGGTGCTGGAACCGTTGGGGCCCGCCGCCTCGGAGTCGCTGGCGCAGGCGATGCGCACGCTGCGCTCGGCCAACGGCGACTGTGAGGAGCCCGTGCGCGGCCCTGATTCGCGTCGCGGCTGA
- the wrbA gene encoding NAD(P)H:quinone oxidoreductase: MSDPVKLSVIYYSSTGTVAEIAKTLVAEAEKAGAEVRLRKAAELAPDSAIDSNPAWRANVEATADVAVATPDDIVWADAVLFGSPTRYGNIAAQLKQFIDTLGGQWAQGLLADKVYSGFTSSSTAHGGQESTLLALYHTVHHFGGIIVSPGYTDGSKFVDGNPYGTSHVDGQGATPVDDTTRTAAAVQARRVVTTTAALKAGRGD; this comes from the coding sequence ATGAGCGACCCCGTCAAGCTGAGCGTCATCTACTACTCCTCGACCGGCACCGTCGCGGAGATCGCCAAGACCCTCGTCGCCGAGGCGGAGAAGGCAGGCGCCGAGGTTCGCCTCCGCAAGGCCGCCGAACTCGCGCCCGACAGCGCCATCGACTCCAACCCGGCCTGGCGCGCCAACGTCGAGGCCACCGCCGACGTCGCCGTGGCGACCCCGGACGACATCGTGTGGGCCGACGCCGTCCTCTTCGGCTCCCCGACGCGGTACGGGAACATCGCCGCCCAGCTCAAGCAGTTCATCGACACCCTCGGCGGCCAGTGGGCGCAGGGCCTCCTCGCCGACAAGGTCTACAGCGGCTTCACCTCCAGCTCCACCGCTCACGGCGGCCAGGAGTCGACGCTGCTCGCGCTTTACCACACCGTGCACCACTTCGGCGGCATCATCGTCAGCCCCGGCTACACCGACGGCTCCAAGTTCGTCGACGGCAACCCCTACGGCACCAGCCACGTCGACGGCCAGGGCGCCACCCCGGTGGACGACACCACCCGCACCGCCGCCGCCGTCCAGGCTCGACGCGTGGTCACGACCACCGCAGCCCTGAAGGCCGGCCGCGGCGACTGA